In Streptomyces sp. NBC_00569, a single genomic region encodes these proteins:
- a CDS encoding type II toxin-antitoxin system Phd/YefM family antitoxin: protein MAYEIPVTQARAELADLINRVVYGGERVVVTRHGKPLVALVSAADLERLEALGEPEDEQVISSVSGIGSTPSTGGDRHRFGIAAEHRGPEVR from the coding sequence ATGGCCTACGAGATTCCGGTGACGCAAGCCCGCGCTGAGCTCGCCGATCTGATCAACCGCGTCGTGTACGGCGGGGAGCGCGTCGTCGTGACCCGGCACGGCAAGCCGCTCGTCGCGCTGGTCTCCGCCGCCGATCTCGAACGCCTGGAAGCTCTGGGGGAGCCGGAGGACGAGCAAGTGATCAGCTCCGTCTCCGGCATCGGGTCGACCCCGTCCACCGGCGGCGACCGCCACCGCTTCGGCATCGCCGCCGAGCACCGAGGGCCGGAGGTCAGGTAG